One Cumulibacter manganitolerans DNA window includes the following coding sequences:
- a CDS encoding FHA domain-containing protein — translation MSLRYEVVPGSGMVARSGESILWVGTPVDQEAWEALGALLEIEPGSDPAGADTATALEPLQEVLDAHPRTTFAALVVSGERAQGVLRGPVTVCNSSEVAPATGHGQFGVTVPFSMTQAVFAGFHQPVANPLQLAELLDLDAGVVPGGGAWVHPVSGGRRHVADADTGVTAVHETEEPEAAPAGPPTGSHQAQPQSLPPVASTGAWASPATGEAGAASVPDGGAPASDAAGVFTPAADHERIDLRDVPVTGAPEPLPLIGTPAQPAPPAGSSGGAIVFDDGSTFALDRDYVIGRRPQKDPRVQSGEAEALTVVDPDSVLSSAHALISRREGQILLRDLGSLNGTHVAPPGATDWTRLEQHQEVPIVPGTRLLFGWTIATLTGPDER, via the coding sequence ATGAGCCTGCGTTATGAAGTCGTCCCGGGCAGCGGCATGGTTGCCCGCTCCGGGGAGAGCATCCTGTGGGTCGGTACGCCGGTCGACCAGGAAGCCTGGGAGGCCCTCGGCGCGCTCCTGGAGATCGAGCCGGGCAGCGACCCGGCCGGCGCCGACACAGCCACCGCGCTCGAGCCGCTGCAGGAGGTGCTCGACGCGCACCCCCGCACCACCTTCGCCGCGCTGGTCGTCAGCGGCGAGCGCGCCCAGGGGGTGCTGCGCGGGCCGGTGACGGTGTGCAACAGCTCCGAGGTGGCCCCGGCCACCGGGCACGGCCAGTTCGGCGTCACCGTGCCCTTCTCGATGACCCAGGCGGTGTTCGCCGGCTTCCACCAGCCCGTCGCCAACCCGCTGCAGCTGGCCGAGCTGCTCGACCTCGATGCCGGCGTGGTGCCGGGCGGTGGCGCCTGGGTGCACCCGGTCAGCGGCGGCCGGCGGCACGTGGCGGACGCCGACACCGGGGTCACCGCGGTCCACGAGACCGAGGAGCCGGAGGCCGCTCCGGCAGGGCCGCCGACCGGCTCCCACCAGGCCCAGCCGCAGAGCCTTCCGCCGGTCGCGTCGACCGGTGCGTGGGCCTCGCCCGCGACCGGTGAGGCCGGCGCCGCGAGCGTGCCGGACGGCGGCGCGCCGGCGTCCGACGCGGCCGGCGTCTTCACGCCCGCCGCCGACCACGAGCGCATCGACCTGCGCGACGTCCCGGTCACCGGCGCGCCGGAGCCGCTGCCGCTGATCGGCACCCCCGCCCAGCCGGCGCCCCCGGCAGGGTCGTCCGGCGGGGCGATCGTGTTCGACGACGGCAGCACCTTCGCCCTCGACCGCGACTACGTCATCGGGCGGCGGCCGCAGAAGGATCCGCGCGTGCAGTCCGGGGAGGCCGAGGCGCTGACCGTCGTCGACCCCGACTCGGTCCTGTCCAGCGCGCACGCGCTGATCTCCCGCCGCGAGGGGCAGATCCTGCTGCGCGACCTGGGCTCGCTGAACGGGACGCACGTCGCGCCCCCGGGAGCCACCGACTGGACCCGGCTCGAGCAGCACCAGGAGGTGCCCATCGTGCCCGGCACCAGGCTGCTGTTCGGCTGGACCATCGCCACCCTCACCGGCCCCGACGAACGGTAG
- a CDS encoding co-chaperone YbbN: MTRPRPRPQAQQAALSAALSGAVDLSGLKARADAARSQAGQSALQADATEQPPASGAQPPSSGAPDAAPAGGQGGQYVVEVTEANLQQLIEQSMQVPVVLEFWLANADQSQQYGDLLVRLADEGEGTWLLGRVEAESQMRVAQAMRLQGVPAVRAIFQGQMVAEFDGLQPEANLRQFLAELVRAAGGTLPEGAGPQEDPRVEQAEAAVADGDLDGAEALYRSLLADQPAHPLAKDALTQIQLMKRLETEGESDVDQVIAQADAAPADLDLALKAADLQVASGDYQQAFDRLLHIVRGTDADAKDRARERLIELFAIVGNAEPAVATARRNLASALF, from the coding sequence GTGACCAGGCCCCGCCCCCGTCCCCAGGCCCAGCAGGCCGCGCTGTCCGCGGCCCTGTCCGGAGCCGTCGACCTCAGCGGCCTCAAGGCGCGTGCCGACGCGGCGCGCTCGCAGGCCGGCCAGTCGGCGCTGCAGGCCGATGCCACGGAGCAGCCGCCCGCCTCGGGCGCCCAGCCGCCGTCGTCCGGCGCGCCCGACGCCGCTCCCGCCGGCGGCCAGGGCGGCCAGTACGTCGTCGAGGTGACCGAGGCCAACCTGCAGCAGCTCATCGAGCAGTCCATGCAGGTCCCCGTCGTGCTGGAGTTCTGGCTCGCGAACGCCGACCAGAGCCAGCAGTACGGCGACCTGCTCGTGCGGCTGGCAGACGAGGGCGAGGGCACCTGGCTGCTCGGGCGCGTCGAGGCCGAGTCCCAGATGCGGGTCGCCCAGGCGATGCGCCTGCAGGGCGTGCCGGCGGTCCGGGCGATCTTCCAGGGCCAGATGGTCGCCGAGTTCGACGGCCTGCAGCCCGAGGCCAACCTGCGGCAGTTCCTCGCCGAGCTGGTGCGGGCCGCCGGCGGGACGCTGCCCGAGGGCGCCGGTCCGCAGGAGGATCCGCGGGTGGAGCAGGCCGAGGCGGCGGTCGCGGACGGCGACCTCGATGGCGCCGAGGCGCTGTACCGCTCGCTGCTGGCCGACCAGCCGGCCCACCCGCTGGCCAAGGACGCGCTGACCCAGATCCAGCTGATGAAGCGGCTGGAGACCGAGGGGGAGTCCGACGTCGACCAGGTGATCGCCCAGGCGGACGCCGCACCGGCCGACCTCGACCTGGCGCTCAAGGCAGCCGATCTGCAGGTCGCCTCCGGTGACTACCAGCAGGCCTTCGACCGGCTGCTGCACATCGTCCGCGGGACGGACGCCGACGCCAAGGATCGGGCCCGCGAGCGGCTGATCGAGCTGTTCGCGATCGTCGGCAACGCCGAGCCGGCCGTCGCCACCGCGCGCCGCAACCTGGCCTCCGCGCTCTTCTAG
- a CDS encoding protein kinase domain-containing protein produces MTSDGPAGPAGPRSRIADFDVVRPLGRSGSFVLARSPQRLSDVGPEIVLKVLAADAAVDSDGALQRVSAALRQIAAVRSPFLVRQIEVGRNDGLIYCAMEFLPGGSLAAPASQLTFAEVLRAVSCAARGAHDLHEHGIAHRNIHPAGVILHADGARLADPGLATYLNPGMTLTGRLGHPHLAFMAPAVLAGQEPTRASDLFSLGATLHFAASGQTLYPQVDESDPATALPAIMSSGPTVAAGLPGPIEQIVRDCIDASAPHRPKTAGDLADRLDSLWKR; encoded by the coding sequence ATGACATCCGACGGACCCGCCGGCCCTGCCGGACCGCGCAGCCGGATCGCCGACTTCGACGTCGTGCGGCCCCTGGGGCGCAGTGGCTCGTTCGTCCTCGCCCGCTCGCCGCAGCGGCTCTCCGACGTCGGCCCGGAGATCGTGCTCAAGGTGCTGGCCGCGGACGCCGCGGTCGACTCCGACGGCGCCCTGCAGCGGGTGTCGGCGGCACTGCGGCAGATCGCGGCGGTCCGCTCGCCGTTTCTCGTCCGGCAGATCGAGGTCGGCCGCAACGACGGGCTCATCTACTGCGCGATGGAGTTCCTGCCGGGCGGCAGCCTCGCCGCCCCGGCGTCGCAGCTCACCTTCGCCGAGGTGCTGCGTGCCGTGTCGTGTGCTGCCCGAGGCGCCCACGACCTGCACGAGCACGGCATCGCGCACCGCAACATCCATCCCGCCGGCGTCATCCTGCACGCGGACGGCGCGCGCCTCGCCGACCCAGGCCTGGCCACCTACCTCAACCCGGGAATGACCCTCACCGGCCGGCTGGGCCACCCGCACCTGGCGTTCATGGCGCCGGCGGTGCTGGCCGGCCAGGAACCGACCCGCGCCAGCGACCTGTTCTCGCTGGGCGCGACCCTGCACTTCGCGGCCAGCGGGCAGACCCTCTACCCGCAGGTCGACGAGAGCGACCCCGCGACCGCGCTGCCCGCGATCATGTCCAGCGGCCCCACCGTCGCCGCGGGGCTGCCGGGCCCGATCGAGCAGATCGTGCGCGACTGCATCGACGCATCGGCGCCGCACCGGCCGAAGACCGCCGGCGATCTTGCCGATCGCCTCGACTCCCTCTGGAAGCGTTGA
- the glgB gene encoding 1,4-alpha-glucan branching protein GlgB, protein MSTQKPAPTVDPADVARLLAGTHHSPHSFLGAHPVDDKHVVVRAYYPHATAVEVIAEGTRARTPMRRLADEGLYGAVLEGGVPDYQLEVTYEDGNSHVVDDPYRWFPTLGELDCHLISEGRHERLWDVLGAHVRRYDTAHGTVEGVSFAVWAPNARGVTVQGDFDHWSGRQYPLRSIGSTGVWELFIPGVAPDAYYKLLVTGPDGTAREKADPFAFATDVPPSWASRVHHSTHEWADAAWLERRAQTAWHAAPMSIYELHLGSWRKGLSYREIADQLVDYLGQTGFTHVEMMPVAEHPFGGSWGYQVSSYYAPSARFGSPDDLKYLIDRLHQAGYGVIIDWVPAHFPKDAWALARFDGTPLYEHADPLRGEHPDWGTYVFDFGRREVRNFLVANALFWGEEYHVDGLRVDAVASMLYLDYSREEGQWRPNEYGGRENLDAVAFLQEVNATIYKRVPGIITIAEESTSWPGVTRPAHLGGLGFGFKWNMGWMNDSLRYIEKDPVHRAYHHNELTFSMVYAYSENYILPISHDEVVHGKGSLVRKMPGDRWQQLANVRAFLAYMWAHPGKNLLFMGSEIGQDAEWAEGRSIDWWLLEDPAHAGIQRLVSDLNARYRDLPALWQRDNDPGGFGWIDANDSGNNVLSFLRYDADGDALACVVNFAGHPHHGYRIGLPSPGTWREVLNTDAVEYGGSGLGNLGSVDASDEPWHGLPASASLSVPPLGAVWFRLES, encoded by the coding sequence ATGAGCACCCAGAAACCGGCACCCACCGTCGACCCCGCCGACGTGGCGCGGCTGCTGGCCGGCACCCATCACTCCCCGCACTCCTTCCTCGGCGCCCATCCCGTCGACGACAAGCACGTGGTGGTGCGCGCCTACTACCCGCACGCCACCGCTGTCGAGGTGATCGCCGAGGGCACCCGTGCCCGCACCCCGATGCGCCGGCTCGCCGACGAGGGCCTCTACGGCGCCGTGCTCGAGGGCGGGGTGCCGGACTACCAGCTCGAGGTCACCTACGAGGACGGCAACAGCCACGTCGTCGACGACCCGTACCGGTGGTTCCCGACCCTCGGCGAGCTCGACTGCCACCTGATCAGCGAGGGCCGGCACGAGCGGCTGTGGGACGTGCTCGGCGCACACGTCCGGCGCTACGACACCGCGCACGGCACCGTCGAGGGCGTCTCGTTCGCGGTCTGGGCGCCCAACGCCCGCGGCGTGACGGTGCAGGGCGACTTCGACCACTGGTCGGGCCGGCAGTACCCGCTGCGCTCCATCGGCAGCACCGGCGTCTGGGAGCTGTTCATCCCCGGCGTCGCGCCCGACGCGTACTACAAGCTCCTGGTCACCGGGCCGGACGGCACGGCCCGCGAGAAGGCCGACCCGTTCGCGTTCGCCACCGACGTCCCGCCCAGCTGGGCCTCACGGGTGCACCACTCGACGCACGAGTGGGCGGACGCCGCATGGCTGGAACGCCGCGCGCAGACCGCGTGGCACGCCGCGCCGATGAGCATCTACGAGCTGCACCTCGGCTCCTGGCGCAAGGGCCTGTCGTACCGCGAGATCGCCGACCAGCTGGTCGACTACCTGGGCCAGACCGGGTTCACGCACGTCGAGATGATGCCGGTCGCCGAGCATCCCTTCGGCGGCAGCTGGGGCTACCAGGTCAGCTCCTACTACGCGCCGTCCGCCCGCTTCGGCTCGCCGGACGACCTGAAGTACCTCATCGACCGGCTGCACCAGGCCGGGTACGGCGTGATCATCGACTGGGTCCCCGCGCACTTCCCCAAGGACGCGTGGGCACTGGCCCGGTTCGACGGCACCCCGCTCTACGAGCACGCCGACCCGCTGCGCGGCGAGCACCCGGACTGGGGCACCTACGTGTTCGACTTCGGGCGTCGCGAGGTGCGCAACTTCCTGGTGGCCAACGCGCTGTTCTGGGGCGAGGAGTACCACGTCGACGGCCTGCGGGTCGACGCCGTCGCGTCGATGCTCTACCTCGACTACTCGCGCGAGGAGGGCCAGTGGCGGCCCAACGAGTACGGCGGACGCGAGAACCTCGACGCCGTCGCCTTCCTGCAGGAGGTCAACGCCACGATCTACAAGCGGGTCCCGGGCATCATCACCATCGCCGAGGAGTCGACGTCCTGGCCGGGCGTGACGCGACCGGCGCACCTCGGCGGCCTCGGGTTCGGGTTCAAGTGGAACATGGGTTGGATGAACGACTCGCTGCGCTACATAGAGAAGGATCCGGTGCACCGCGCATACCACCACAACGAGCTCACCTTCTCGATGGTCTACGCGTACAGCGAGAACTACATCCTGCCGATCAGCCACGACGAGGTGGTGCACGGCAAGGGGTCCCTGGTCCGCAAGATGCCCGGTGACCGCTGGCAGCAGCTGGCGAATGTGCGCGCCTTCCTCGCGTACATGTGGGCGCACCCCGGCAAGAACCTGCTGTTCATGGGCTCGGAGATCGGGCAGGACGCCGAGTGGGCGGAGGGCCGCAGCATCGACTGGTGGCTGCTGGAGGATCCGGCGCACGCCGGCATCCAGCGGCTCGTCAGCGACCTCAACGCCCGCTACCGCGACCTGCCGGCGCTGTGGCAGCGGGACAACGATCCGGGCGGCTTCGGCTGGATCGACGCCAACGACTCGGGCAACAACGTGCTGTCCTTCCTGCGCTACGACGCCGACGGCGACGCCCTCGCGTGCGTGGTGAACTTCGCCGGCCACCCGCACCACGGGTACCGCATCGGCCTGCCGAGCCCCGGCACGTGGCGGGAGGTGCTCAACACCGACGCGGTCGAGTACGGCGGCTCGGGGTTGGGCAACCTCGGCTCCGTCGACGCCTCCGACGAGCCGTGGCACGGCCTGCCGGCGTCCGCGAGCCTGTCGGTGCCGCCGCTGGGCGCCGTGTGGTTCCGGCTCGAATCGTGA
- a CDS encoding neutral zinc metallopeptidase, which yields MSPTPLRRAVAALALLLAVVVAGSACTRTVIGQASPDAGGVKKNAAPSDLPIENGNGSKIDQLVANSLDDVMTYWDEQFKKTFGKSMPKLEGGVHAYEPDQSEPIPCFADNEKQYAANNAFYCPTEDAIAYDRKFLTELVKEFGEFIVPLVFAHEFGHAIQDRVGVQSDKSIAWEGQADCYAGVFTHAAVDGTAHFKATDADLDTVLGGYLMLRDEPGASADDQMAHGSAFDRVGAFQEGFNEGGKHCYTSFGKDRQYTEIAYTSTDKANEGNLPYDETLQTIPPAMNAFGQAVVGTDWQDVPASGFSGSSAKCDGKPSDEQVFYCPADTTVHYAETKLLQQSYDKFGDFAAMAAVGLGYAAAIQDESGTKIDGKKPFEQRLCLVGAFAGGAFEATVSNKPSPTSGDLKLSAGDLDEAVMLLIAIGEDDAFVQTYGIDSFDRINTFREAVLAGRDDPEGAAKSCLG from the coding sequence GTGAGCCCCACGCCGTTGCGACGCGCCGTAGCCGCCCTCGCCCTCCTGCTCGCCGTCGTCGTCGCGGGAAGCGCCTGCACGCGCACCGTGATCGGCCAGGCGTCCCCGGACGCCGGCGGCGTCAAGAAGAACGCGGCGCCGTCCGACCTGCCGATCGAGAACGGCAACGGCAGCAAGATCGACCAGCTCGTCGCCAACTCCCTCGACGACGTGATGACGTACTGGGACGAGCAGTTCAAGAAGACGTTCGGCAAGAGCATGCCCAAGCTGGAGGGCGGGGTGCACGCGTACGAGCCGGACCAGAGCGAGCCGATCCCGTGCTTCGCCGACAACGAGAAGCAGTACGCGGCCAACAACGCCTTCTACTGCCCCACCGAGGACGCGATCGCGTACGACCGCAAGTTCCTGACCGAGCTGGTCAAGGAGTTCGGCGAGTTCATCGTGCCGCTGGTGTTCGCGCACGAGTTCGGGCACGCGATCCAGGACCGCGTGGGCGTGCAGTCGGACAAGTCGATCGCCTGGGAGGGGCAGGCGGACTGCTACGCCGGTGTCTTCACGCACGCGGCCGTCGACGGCACCGCGCACTTCAAGGCCACCGACGCCGATCTGGACACCGTGCTCGGCGGGTACCTCATGCTGCGTGACGAGCCCGGAGCCTCGGCCGACGACCAGATGGCGCACGGCTCGGCGTTCGACCGGGTCGGCGCCTTCCAGGAGGGCTTCAACGAGGGCGGCAAGCACTGCTACACCTCGTTCGGCAAGGATCGCCAGTACACCGAGATCGCGTACACCAGCACCGACAAGGCCAACGAGGGCAACCTCCCGTACGACGAGACGCTGCAGACCATCCCGCCGGCGATGAACGCGTTCGGGCAGGCCGTGGTCGGCACCGACTGGCAGGACGTCCCGGCGTCCGGCTTCAGCGGCAGCTCGGCCAAGTGCGACGGCAAGCCCAGCGACGAGCAGGTCTTCTACTGCCCCGCCGACACGACCGTGCACTACGCCGAGACGAAGCTCCTGCAGCAGTCGTACGACAAGTTCGGCGACTTCGCGGCGATGGCGGCGGTCGGCCTGGGATACGCGGCCGCGATCCAGGACGAGAGCGGCACGAAGATCGACGGCAAGAAGCCGTTCGAGCAGCGGCTGTGCCTGGTCGGCGCGTTCGCCGGCGGCGCCTTCGAGGCGACCGTGTCCAACAAGCCCTCGCCAACCAGCGGCGACCTGAAGCTGTCGGCCGGCGACCTCGACGAAGCGGTCATGCTGCTGATCGCGATCGGCGAGGACGACGCGTTCGTGCAGACCTACGGCATCGATTCCTTCGACCGGATCAACACCTTCCGTGAAGCGGTGCTGGCCGGACGCGACGACCCCGAGGGCGCCGCGAAGTCCTGCCTCGGCTAG
- a CDS encoding alpha-1,4-glucan--maltose-1-phosphate maltosyltransferase, whose translation MDAAAIEHATSQDRIGITDVSPVVDCGRFPARCIDGQVVRFSATVFREGHDALGATVVLSRDGVDQLAGRMSMEGVSSDRWRVDLPVDGEGEWEFRVEGWSDPWATFHHALTAKRLAGQGVADLANDMATGARVLREAAAALPRADRDAALLRDAATHLADTTLGLDGRVAEALSDEVDAVMHRHPVRELVTSSPRYRLWADRPRAAVGAWYELFPRSTGGRDAAGTPVHGTFATAAKDLERVAAMGFDVVYLPPIHPIGEVNRKGPNNSLVAGPDDCGSPWAVGSKDGGHDAVHPELGGIDDFDAFVDRAAELGLEVALDLALQCAPDHPWVQEHPEWFTTLADGTIAYAENPPKKYQDIYPLNFDNDPAGLYDEVYRVVRFWVEHGVHVFRVDNPHTKPVNFWHWLIWRVKRDYPDVVFLAEAFTRPAMMKALGARGFSQSYTYFTWRTEKWELEEFGRDLVASAAFLNPNLFVNTPDILHASLQYGGPDMFKIRAVLASMMSGSWGVYSGYELFEHVAVKAGSEEYLDSEKYQLRPRDWRRAVDEGRSLEGFISRLNAIRREHPAITGSVANLVFHHSDNDAIIVFSRRDPRSGDTVLVCCSLDSHHTQQTTVRLTMPELGMDWSERFTVVDELTGDEYEWGEANFVQLDPGREPAHVLRVQRW comes from the coding sequence ATGGACGCAGCCGCGATCGAGCACGCCACCTCCCAGGACCGAATCGGAATCACGGACGTCTCCCCCGTCGTCGACTGCGGGCGCTTCCCGGCGCGCTGTATCGACGGACAGGTCGTGCGCTTCTCCGCGACGGTGTTCCGCGAGGGCCACGACGCGCTCGGCGCCACCGTCGTCCTCAGCCGGGACGGCGTCGACCAGCTCGCGGGCCGGATGAGCATGGAAGGCGTCTCCAGCGACCGCTGGCGGGTCGACCTCCCGGTGGACGGCGAGGGCGAGTGGGAGTTCCGCGTCGAGGGGTGGAGCGACCCGTGGGCGACCTTCCATCACGCGCTGACCGCCAAGCGGCTCGCCGGGCAAGGTGTGGCCGACCTCGCCAACGACATGGCCACCGGCGCGCGGGTGCTGCGGGAGGCGGCCGCGGCCCTGCCCCGCGCCGACCGCGACGCCGCGCTGCTGCGGGACGCCGCGACCCACCTCGCCGACACCACCCTCGGCCTCGACGGCCGGGTCGCGGAGGCACTCAGCGACGAGGTCGACGCGGTCATGCATCGTCACCCGGTGCGCGAGCTGGTCACCTCCTCCCCGCGATACCGGCTGTGGGCCGACCGGCCGCGGGCCGCCGTGGGCGCCTGGTACGAGCTGTTCCCGCGGTCGACCGGCGGCCGGGACGCCGCCGGCACGCCGGTGCACGGCACCTTCGCGACCGCGGCGAAGGACCTCGAGCGGGTCGCGGCCATGGGCTTCGACGTGGTCTACCTGCCGCCGATCCACCCGATCGGCGAGGTCAACCGCAAGGGGCCCAACAACTCGCTGGTCGCCGGTCCCGACGACTGCGGCTCGCCGTGGGCGGTCGGCTCGAAGGACGGCGGCCACGACGCCGTGCATCCGGAGCTGGGCGGCATCGACGACTTCGACGCGTTCGTCGACCGGGCCGCCGAGCTCGGTCTCGAGGTCGCGCTGGACCTGGCGCTGCAGTGCGCGCCGGACCACCCGTGGGTGCAGGAGCACCCCGAGTGGTTCACGACGCTGGCCGACGGCACGATCGCGTACGCCGAGAACCCACCGAAGAAGTACCAGGACATCTACCCGCTGAACTTCGACAACGACCCCGCCGGGCTGTACGACGAGGTGTACCGGGTGGTCCGGTTCTGGGTCGAGCACGGCGTGCACGTGTTCCGCGTCGACAACCCGCACACCAAGCCCGTGAACTTCTGGCACTGGCTGATCTGGCGGGTCAAGCGCGACTACCCGGACGTCGTCTTCCTGGCCGAGGCGTTCACCCGCCCCGCGATGATGAAGGCCCTGGGCGCCCGCGGCTTCTCGCAGTCGTACACCTACTTCACGTGGCGCACCGAGAAGTGGGAGCTGGAGGAGTTCGGTCGCGACCTGGTGGCCTCCGCGGCGTTCCTGAACCCGAACCTGTTCGTGAACACCCCCGACATCCTGCATGCCTCCCTCCAGTACGGCGGCCCGGACATGTTCAAGATCCGCGCCGTGCTGGCGTCGATGATGTCCGGCTCGTGGGGCGTCTACAGCGGCTACGAGCTGTTCGAGCACGTGGCGGTCAAGGCCGGCAGCGAGGAGTACCTGGACAGCGAGAAGTACCAGCTGCGCCCGCGTGACTGGCGGCGCGCCGTCGACGAGGGGCGCAGCCTCGAAGGCTTCATCAGCCGGCTCAACGCGATCCGCCGGGAGCACCCGGCGATCACCGGCAGCGTCGCCAACCTGGTGTTCCACCACAGCGACAACGACGCCATCATCGTGTTCTCCCGCCGCGACCCGCGCAGCGGCGACACCGTGCTCGTGTGCTGCTCGCTGGACAGCCACCACACCCAGCAGACCACCGTGCGCCTCACGATGCCCGAGCTGGGCATGGACTGGTCCGAGCGGTTCACTGTCGTCGACGAGCTCACCGGCGACGAGTACGAGTGGGGCGAGGCCAACTTCGTCCAGCTAGATCCCGGGCGTGAGCCGGCGCACGTCCTGCGGGTGCAGCGCTGGTGA
- a CDS encoding phosphotransferase → MRPPPLGPLAAWLGRRRWFAGRLSPSTRVAVRVVGPVQEADGVTVATTVVTATDDRGRDTRYLVPMASAEGRGPVADPIHSGDRTWFDALTHPATAPLALGLLSRPSSVVSHRWIDHDPLEPALARPASGDQSNTTLMVGRHVVKVIRRLEEGDNPEVAIGRALLHSRQVARLSGWSRLDLGSGPVDAVVVHRYVPGVDGFQVALQDAGRRAAGEPERHFPGAAYELGIALGAVHDELADAFGTTRRPAFAEELAARLTRRLDALDGLAPLEPYDAAARDVYAALARHDGVLPVQRIHGDLHLGQTLLTDDGWRLIDFEGEPRRPLAERSLPDTPLRDLAGVLRSFEYAARWNAAMAPPAGWAARAGEMFLEGYRLVRPDTVDPCVLDALVLDKALYEVGYESAYRPDRVRIPLATVAAVCGTG, encoded by the coding sequence GTGAGACCGCCGCCACTCGGGCCGCTCGCGGCCTGGCTCGGCCGTCGTCGCTGGTTCGCCGGCCGGCTGTCACCGAGCACGCGGGTGGCGGTTCGCGTCGTCGGCCCGGTGCAGGAGGCCGACGGCGTCACCGTCGCGACGACCGTCGTCACCGCGACCGACGACCGCGGCCGGGACACGCGCTACCTCGTCCCGATGGCGTCCGCCGAGGGCCGCGGACCGGTCGCCGACCCCATCCACAGCGGGGACCGGACCTGGTTCGACGCCCTCACGCACCCGGCCACCGCGCCCCTCGCGCTCGGGCTGCTGAGCCGGCCGTCCTCCGTCGTGAGCCACCGCTGGATCGACCACGACCCGCTCGAGCCAGCCCTCGCGCGACCGGCGTCCGGCGACCAGTCCAACACCACCCTGATGGTGGGCCGCCACGTCGTGAAGGTGATCCGGCGCCTCGAGGAGGGGGACAACCCGGAGGTGGCGATCGGGCGCGCGCTGCTGCATTCGCGGCAGGTCGCCCGGCTGTCCGGCTGGTCGCGGCTCGACCTCGGCAGCGGCCCGGTGGACGCCGTGGTCGTGCACCGCTACGTGCCCGGCGTGGACGGCTTCCAGGTGGCGCTGCAGGACGCCGGGCGGCGCGCCGCCGGAGAACCGGAGCGGCACTTCCCCGGAGCGGCCTACGAGCTGGGCATCGCGCTGGGCGCCGTGCACGACGAGCTCGCCGACGCGTTCGGCACGACCCGCCGGCCGGCGTTCGCCGAGGAGCTCGCGGCCAGGCTGACCCGGCGGCTGGACGCCCTCGACGGACTCGCCCCGCTCGAGCCGTACGACGCCGCGGCCAGGGACGTGTACGCCGCCCTGGCGCGGCACGACGGCGTGCTCCCCGTTCAACGGATCCACGGCGACCTGCACCTCGGGCAAACGCTGCTCACCGACGACGGCTGGCGGCTGATCGACTTCGAGGGCGAGCCGCGCCGGCCGCTGGCCGAGCGCTCCCTGCCGGACACCCCCCTGCGCGACCTCGCCGGCGTGCTGCGCTCCTTCGAGTACGCTGCCCGCTGGAACGCAGCTATGGCACCGCCGGCCGGCTGGGCGGCGCGCGCCGGCGAGATGTTCCTCGAGGGCTACCGGCTCGTCCGTCCCGACACCGTCGACCCGTGCGTGCTGGACGCGCTGGTGCTCGACAAGGCCCTCTACGAGGTCGGGTACGAGAGCGCGTACCGGCCGGACCGCGTACGCATCCCGCTCGCCACCGTGGCCGCGGTGTGCGGCACCGGCTGA